The genome window CATTCCCAGCCCATTTTGTTGTCCCTCCCACCACGACAGGAAAAGACACTGTGTCGTTTCAGTCCTGATTACATTTGCCAATATcttttttgatttccattttactttcaaTGTTTTTCATTCACATCAAAGATGATGAGACAGAATCTACAGAAACATCTGTCCTGAAAAGTCACCTGGTTAATGAAGTTCCTGTCCTAGCCAGTCCGGACTTGCTCTCTGAAGTTTCCGAGATGAAACAAGATTTGATCAAAATGACCGCCATCTTGACTACAGATGTATCTGAAAGGGCGGGTTCTATCAAAGTGAAGGAGCTGGTGAAGGCTGCCGAGGAAGAGCCGGGAGAGCCCTTTGAAATCGTTGAGAGAGTTAAAGAGGACTTAGAGAAAGTGAATGAAATCCTGAGGAGTGGAACCTGCACAAGAGATGAAGCCAGTGCGCCGAGGGCTCGGTCGGAGAGAGAATTAGAGGAAGAGGAATGGGTTATCGTTAGCgatgaggaaatagaggaggCCAGGCAGAAAGCACCTTTAGAAATCACCGAATATCCATGTGTAGAAGTTAGAATAGATAAAGAGACCAAAGAGGAAGTAGAGAAAGACTCAACTGGGCTAGTGAACTACCTGACTGAGGATCTCAATTCCTATGTGTCTCCTCATGGAGAGCAACTGCAGCCAGCTCAGGAGATGGCAGGGGAGACATCGCAGGCTCCAGCTGTTGGCAGGAGCTCTGAAAACGAAGGGAAAGATGCCCACCCAGATGAGACACAGATTCCCCAGAAACAGCAGAAACCAAGCTTGGGAATAAAGAAGCCAgtgagaaggaaattaaaagaaaaacagaaacaaaaggaggaaagtTTACAAGCTAGTACAGAAAAAACCGAACTTAAAAAAGGTAGTTCAGAAGAGTCATTAGATGAAGACCCGGGTCTGGCCCCTGAGCCTGTTCCCGCTGTAAAGGCCACTTCACCTTTGATAGAAGAAACTCCCATTGGTTCCATAAAGGACAAAGTAAAGGCCCTTCAGAAACGAGTGGAAGATGAACAGAAGGGTCGAAGCAAGTTGCCCATCAGAGTCAAAGGCAAGGAGGATGTGCCAAAAAAGATAGTGCACAGGACACATCCAGCTGTGTCACCCTCTCTGAAGGCAGAAAAGCACACACCAGCGTCACCCGCCTCGAAAACCGAAAgacactcttctctctcctcctctgcaaaaACTGAAAGGCATCCTCCGGTATCACCATCCAGTAAAACAGAGAAACACTCACCTGTGTCACCGTCTGCAAAAACTGAAAGGCACTCACCTGTGTCATCGTCAagtaaaactgagaaacactCACCTGTATCACCCTcgacaaaaactgaaagacacTCCCCTGTGTCATCTtccacaaaaacagaaagacaccCACCTGTTTCGCCTTCAGGTAAAATAGACAAGCGCCCACCCATATCGCCCTCTGGGAGACCGGAGAAACACTCGCCAGTATCACCTGGGAGAACGGAGAAACGCTCGCCTGTATCGCCGGCTGGAAGAATAGAAAGGCATCCACCTGTGTCAGCCTTGGGGAAGACTGAGAAGCACTTGCCTGTGTCGCCTTctgggaaaacagaaaagcaaccACCTGTCTCCCCCacctcaaaaacagaaagaatcgAGGAGACCATGTCTGTGAGGGAGTTGATGAAAGCTTTCCAGTCAGGTCAGGACCCATCTAAACATAAGGCTGGACTCTTTGAGCACAAATCAGCaaagcaaaagcagccacaggaaaaaggcaaggttcgggtagaaaaagaaaaggggcaGATGTTAAcccagagagaaacacagagaacaGAGAGTCAGACCATCAAACGAGGCCAGAAAATCCTGGTAACAGGAGCTTCAGAATCCAAAAGAGGGGTCCGTGCTTCCTCCTTAGGGtttaagaaagaagagacagttggagaaaaggagaaaggtgtCAGCCACAAAACGCCGGAACCTGTTCAGTCAGCACCGGAAGAAGAAAGCCATAGAGAGAACGAAGTCCCCAAAGAAAAGCCGGCTGAGGAACAGGGAGACATGGATCTCCAGATCAGCCCAGACAGGAAAGCCTCCACTGACTTCTCTGATGTCATTAAGCAAGAACTGGAAGACAATGAGAAATACCAACAATTCCGCCTGAGTGAAGAGCCGGAAAAGGCACAACTTCACTTAGACCAGGTCCTCACGAGTCCTTTCAACACAACGTTTCCACTAGATTACGTGAAAGATGAGTTTCTTCCAGCTCTCTCTTTACCGAGCGGTGCTTTAGACGGCAGTTCTGAGAGCCTAAAGCACGAGGGGGTGGCAGGCTCTCCGTGCGGCAGCCTGATGGAAGGGACCCCTCAGATTAGTTCGGAGGAAAGCTATAAGCATGAGGGCCTAGCAGAGACCCCTGAGACAAGCCCAGAAAGCCTTTctttctcaccaaagaaaagtgaagagccagttagggaagaaaatgaaactacCAAGTTAGAAACACCAAGAgaaattcatttagaaaaagaacatcCCTCAACCAAAGACGTGCCTGATGGTTCTGAAGAGCAAGGTGCTGCCGTCACTGAGGGTACAGAGCCCTCAGCTGAGTGCCTGCTGAAGGAGGCCACCCTAGACCCTTCCAAAGACACATCCTCCAAACAGGAAGGTGATTACCTTGACAGTAATAGTGTATCATTAGCAAAAGAAACACCCAAAGGACTGGCTGAGGAAGCCTCCTGTGATGAGGGTCAGCCTACATACGTTAGTTCAGCCCTCAAGACCCAAACTGATACTGAAGCTCAGGGATCCACAACCACCAAGCCCTCAGATGAGACAAAGGCCTCGCCGCTGCCTGATGTTTCTGTAAAGACAGGCACAGGGACTGAACCAAAGCCCCAGGGAGTCGTTAGAAGTCCCCAAGGATTAGAACTTGCACTCCCTAGCCGCGATAGTGAGGTCTTCAGCCCTGGCGCTGATGAATCGTTTGCAGTAAGCCACAAAGACTCCCTGGAAGCCAGCCCTGTGCTGGAGGATAACTCCTCACACAAAACCCCTGACTCTCTGGAGCCGAGTCCTCTGAAAGAGTCCCCTTGCCGTGACTCTCTCGAAAGCAGCCCTGTGGAACCAAAGATGAAGGCTGGAATTCTCTCAAGTCACTTTCCTCTTCCTGCAGCCGTAGCCAAAACGGAACTCTTTACAGAAGTGGCCTCTATGCGGTCCCGGCTGCTCCGAGATCCGGATGGCAGTGCTGAGGATGACAGTCTTGAGCAGACGTCGCTCATGGAGAGCTCAGGGAAGAGCCCCCTTTCTCCTGACACCCCGAGCTCTGAAGAAATTAGCTATGAGGTCACGCCCAAAGCCACAGATGCAAGCACACCAAAACCAGCTGTGATTCATGAATGTGCAGAGGAGGATGAcctggaaaatggggagaaaaagaggttCACACCTGAAGAGGAAATGTTCAAAATGGTAACCAAAATCAAAACGTTTGATGAACTTGAACAAGAAGCAAAGCAGAAAAGGGACTACAGAAAAGAGCCCAAGCAAGAAGAatcatcttcctcctctgaaCCGGATGCTGACTCTTCAGCAGATGTGGATGAACCGAAACACATGGAGAGTGCGGAGGAGGAAAGCGAGGTCCCTGTGGTGGTAACATCAGAGAGCAGAAAGGCTTCTTCCTCCTCAGAAAGTGAACCTGAGTTGACACAGCTGAAGAAAGGTGCTGACTCAGGCCTCTTACCAGAGCCAGTTATTCGAGTGCAACCTCCTTCCCCACTTCCATCCAGCATAGACTCCAATTCTAGTCCTGAAGAAGTACAGTTCCAACCTATTGTTTCCAAACAATACACTTTCAAGATGAGTGAAGATACTCAGGAAGAATCAGGtaaatcagaagaagaaaaagattgtgAATCCCATTTACCTGAAGACAGTCATACTGTTTCTACTGAGGGCCCAGATATGTCTTATGATGATCTAAAGAGAGATGATGATCAACCAAAAATCTATGATGACCATGGTTGTGAGGCTGGGAGTCCTAGCAGCCCAGCCACTCCTATCTCTTCAGGTCTCCACAGTTCCCCTGCTCATGATATCAGCGAGCAGCTAGTTATCCATAAGGAAGCATTACCTCTCCAAGACGCTgatgaaaaagacacagaaggagAGCTTGATGTTTCTGGATTGGAATCTCCACAAGTAGAAGGCCCCAGTGAAAGCTCTTCTTCTCCATCCTCTTTGCCTCGTTGTCTAgcatctgaaagaaaagaattagatgAAGACGTagtttctccctcttctcctacAAAAGTTGAGGCCACAAAAACTGACCAAGCTTTTGAGAGCTTACCAAAGGACTATTCCACTGAAGACTCATCAATTACCCCTCAAACAGATAGATTGTCTGTGGATGTACCAGTGTCTGACCCAGCTGAGACTGATGAAATCTCTGATCCTCAAACCATAAGCCCTTATGAAAATGTTCcttcccaatcttttttctctagcGAGGAAAGCAAAACCCAAACAGATGCAAGACACACAAGTTTTCACTCTTCTGAAGTGTGTTCTGTTACAGTCACGTCCTCTGTTGAAGAGGTAGCAGTGGAAAGCTCCTCTAGTAGAACTGTTTCAAGCAAAGAATCTAACTTTGAAGACCAAAACATGGAACTAGAATCCAAACAAGAAAGTACCTTGTGGGAAATGCAGTCAGATGGAGCTCCCTCATCTGTAGAGTCTACTATACCAAATACTTCAGCAGTTGTTGGTGAAAAAATAAGCAAGGTCATCATCACAAAAACTGATGTGGATTCTGATTCCTGGAGTGAAATCCGTGAGGATGATGAAGCCTTTGAGGCCCGagtgaaagaggaagagcaaaagATATTTGGGTTGATGGTAGACAGACAGTCACAGGGTACCACCCCTAACACCACTCCTGCTAGGACCCCAACTGAAGAGGGGACTCCAACCAGTGAGCAAAATCCATTTCTCTTTCAGGAGGGAAAATTGTTTGAGATGACCCGAAGTGGTGCTATTGATATGACCAAAAGGTCGTATGCTgatgaaagttttcattttttccaaattggGCAAGAATCCAGCGAAGAAACTCTCTCTGAAGACATGAAAGGAGTGCGTACTGGGGCTGAGCCTCCACAGCTTGAGACATCAGCTGAGTCACTAGCACTTTCACAATCAAAAGAACCAGTGGATGATGAAGCAGACTTACTTCCTGACGACCTGAGTGAGGAAGTAGAAGAAATACCTTCTTCCGATGCTCAACTTAACTCCCAAATGGAAATTTCAGCCTCTGCTGAAACATCAACAGAAGATGCTACTTCTGCAGAGCCTGAGGACCTCCCCACCACACAAGTGAGTGACACACCTCCTAAGTCCAGTGTGAAGCAGACATCTTGCCCTGATTCCCCTGAGCCCGCTGTGCAAGTTCACTTAGATTTTTCCACAGTCACTAGGTCTGTGTATTCAGATCGGGAAGATGATTCTCCTGATTCTTCCCCAGAGGAACAGAAATCAGTAATTGAAATCCCTACTGCACCCATGGAGAGTGTGCCTTCTACTGAAAGCAAATCCAAAATTCCTATAAGGACTATCCCCACTTCAACCCCAGCACCTCCATCTGCGGAGGATGAGAATTCCCTTTCTGAAGATGTTCCACCCAGCCTGGATGAGGAAAGTAAAGAGGATGAAACAAAACCAAAGTCTAAAATCCCCGTGAAAGCACCTGTCCAAAGAGTAGAGCAGCAGCTTTTGGTTCTAGACTCATCTCTCCAGAAAACAGTGGCTCCTCAGGGTCAGGACGTGACAAGCAGAGCACGAGATGATAGAAGCAAATCTGAATCTGATGCTGATCCTTTGGACTCCAAGGCCAAAAGTCCAGTAAAAACTAGAAGTTACActgagacagaaacagagagcggagagaaggcagaggagctTGAGTTAGAATCCGAAGAAGGGGCCACAAGAACAAAGATATTTGCGTCCCGATTGCCAGTTAAGAGCAAAAGCACCACATCTTCCTGCAGGGAGGACACGAGCCCCACAAAAGACAGTAAGGAGCACTTCCTTGACCTTTATAGGAACTCCATCGAGTTCTTTGAGGAGATTAGCGATGAGGCTTCCAAGCTAGTGGATAGACTTACACAGTCAGAAAGGGAGCAGGAACTAGTTTCAGATGATGAGAGTAGTAGTGCCCTGGAAGTTTCAGTCATTGAAAATCTGCCACCTGTTGAGACCGAGCACTCAATTCCTGAGGACATCTTTGACACAAGGCCCATTTGGGATGAGTCCATTGAGACTCTGATTGAACGCATCCCTGATGAAAATGGCCATGACCATGCTGAAGGTATTTGCCAGCCACTGGGATTCCCTGTGCTACGCATGTCATAAATTTGATAGAGTTTTTTTGTATGTCTGTTTTATTTGGTGAtttgtgtctcattttctttaagcTTTCTGTAGTGATTACTGTGTTTGTGTAAGCCCTTTGTGTTTTGTGCTTTCTCTGTATACTCTTGTCTATGAAAACAATCTCAAGATTGAGTAATGAGAATGCTTATGGAAAACATAAACACGATAAACGGGCAATGGTGAAGTTGCCTTTCTCCAGCCACTGCACGTCAGGCCATGCAAGCTTTGAGTTTTGTTGTTCTGAAGTCCCAGGCTTAGCCTCGAATTGTGCCCTTTTGCTTTTGCACACAAATATATTGGGTTTTGCTTCATATTATGAAGattcattgctttttattcttaCCTTTGAGTACTTTACAATAATTTGTACTTAACAATTTTGTAATTGCTAGGAAGCCATTTGCCCAAGAAGATTTCTCATATCATGAAATTTCAATTGTTGTGGATCTGTTTTTGATTCAGAAAGACTGGATTTCAGATAACATTGGTAAACACTTTAAGCAAACAAATATAAGGtaaaaatatgcttttcattTCAGTGGTAGATGGTTGGAGAATGTACTCCAATTAGATGCGGCAGACAACAAAAACTCAAACTTTGCATGATTTAAGTTGACTGTGAGGGGATGATGACTcgctgagttaaaaaaaaaaaaaaagcaaaccataGATGGCTTTGAGAGGTAGCCTCTGGTCTTCCAATATCTCTACAATAAAGACTGTTAATCTTATATTTGGGTTATAAAAAATACCATGATCTAAAATGCTACCCATCAATTAATGGGGCTTAAAAATGAATGGGAAAATTATAGTTTGTGGGACTAATCTATGAGCCTACTCAGTAGTAAGCAGACAGAAAGTTTGCCCAAAAGACGTATATAGATACTAATACATCAGACAAATACATAGACTTTTGTCCTTTCTTCCAAGGTCACCAGGACCaaggaaaatgttatttctggCCACACTGAAAAAACCCAGTATGGTCTGATCAACCCATAAGATGGTCATCTCAGATGTGATTTCTTGCAGACATGACCTGAAAGTGATCTCTACTGCCACAGTAGAGGTCCTAATCAGTTACTCCACTTTTGCATCTCATTTGTGATGATTTTTCTGGTGTTTAATGAACAAGATGATTGTCTTCTGTTGGGCAGTATTCTCTCAGATGATTTAAACAGGAAAGTCCTACCATTACTCGAGATCTGCAACTTATATAAAAATGTCCAGTGATGAGTCTTAATTGAAGAGGTATGGAAGCAGATGGTTTTCATGATTCATAATTAGATTTATTCCCCCATTCCATTCCAAAAATCAGGCAAACTCACAatttaatatgatttaaaatgtaatagCTCATTAGTGCTATCATCCTATATTTGGACAAGTGACTTCCTTTCTTTGGATGGTCGGTACTGTGGTTCCTCTCCTGTCATAGACAACCTTTGGCCATTCTGTTTTTGACCTTCTATAGATCAACAGGATGAGCAGGAACGGACTGAGGAAAGGCTGGCTTATATTGCTGATCACCTTGGCTTCAGCTGGACAGGTAAAATGAAGTGACCCTTTTTTCCAACAAAACTTGCTTAAATGATGTAATTGCGTCAGCCAAGTGTCATTAACAATGAAaagatgcctttttttctttccttgaggaagacCACGTGgaatagtgaaaagaaaaataaactacaaacTAGAAAATCCAGGCTCTGCATTAACTCACTGTGTGAACCAGGGCAGGTGTTTTATTGTCTGTGGGATTTAGAATAATAGAACTTTAGATTGGGAGATTTTGAGAATATACCAACCCTCACCACCTTCCTTTGAGACCTGTGGATTTCCAAACTTTGGGGAGATTACTGTGTTTCAAAACCATCGTTAGATGTAATTGTCGTAAAATTTAATTTGAGATTTAACCAGGGCTCCTTATTTTAGATACCATATATCAGATATCTTCATCAGGCTCAGTACTAAAATTTGTTTTGGATGAATGTTGAAATACATGTGAATGAGATGTTTCACTAATTTTATGAGAAATGGGAATATTTAAGTACAGAAAttataatatatgttaatttattAAGGGAAAGTGAATTCTAAAATGAGTATGgtttctttataaataataatttgtagGCTTTAAAAGCTACTCTTTCAAAATCTTAGCTTTGACTTAACATATTatggtgattttgtttttttgtttcttttttgttttttttttttttttttttttttggtctgactTCCTTTTATATCACTTGTGACtactttattgaaagaaatagtaTAAAGTTAATATTCTTCTCCTTTCAGTTTCTCAAAGATTTGGTGATGAATAGGAGTTCATAGTACCCTTAAATAAGATAATTGATAATGCAGAAAATGAATGGTAGCCAGAAGAACaactattttctcacttttaaacattttaaagtaatttgtaGATATTGATCAGATTTATTTAGttgagggatttggggggaaTGAAGAGCATCAAAATATCCCTAGTTGACTTAATAAATTGATAATGttcagaattatttattttgttttgtaaatatattttatgtgtacAAATGTATTAAATGTGATATCTGTATACTTGGTGAAAACTCAAACCATACAACCATACAGAATGCTGTAGAATGGAAAGTAAATAAGTCTCACACCTTCCTCTGGTCTTCTAGCCCCCTACCTCAAAGGTAGCTGCTAACATGTTCTCaagtattcagaaaaaaatatgcagtGCCCACATCTAtgcctataatttaaaaataagcaaaattttacttaatattcCTCGTAAATATTCCATCAGCATAGACATACgtatctcattcttttaaatggcTGTTATTCTACTGTACGGAGGTACCATAATTTTATCAATGACCtttattgatggatatttaggttgtttcctgtTAATGACAATAAATATCCTTGTGTACTGGTGTATTTTTGTGAGTATATCTATTGGGTATATTCCTCAAAGGAGAATTGCTCGGTAAAGGGTatgcatatttttagttttgaaagataTTGGCAAATTTGCCTTCCAAAGAGGGCATCTTATTTACATTCACACACGCATGCTCATGCACACCACAGTGTATAACTATCcatataaaatgttaatggtagactttaaagaaaaattttgtggCTTTTTACCTAGGCCAATTAATGCTTCCCAGACCTTTTATTCATATGATGTCAAATCAAAGAAAGGAGTTTATCCAACCACCAGACTATATCCACAACCAATATTTATCCAAGTACCTGGAAACAGGATTTATAGTACTTAAACTGTCACCTAATGATGATTAAAAGTGAGAAATggtctgtttttcctgttttcagtcatttattttccattatcttGGTTAAGAGTATAAGCCAGAGTTAATAGTCTCTCCTGCATTTTTGAATTAAATGGGcctaattattcatattttatcatCATTACCTCAAATGTACTATTATTTCCACTATAACAGTGATCAATTCCATAcccaattttaaggaaaaatctgAAATTAGTGCTAGAACAACAAAGGCATATAAGAGTTACTTTTAATATGTTAGAGGAAAAAGGAGCCCTATAACTCAGCAATACAAAGAACACTTCATTTACAAAATCACGAGGCCGATGTGGAGACTGAAACGTTGAAGTCATTGTGTTTACAGAGCAGTATTTTCTCTTCTAGAATTAGCAAGAGAACTGGATTTCACTGAGGAGCAAATTCATCAAATTCGAATTGAGAACCCTAACTCCCTCCAAGACCAGAGTCATGCGCTACTGAAGTACTGGCTGGAGAGGGATGGGAAACATGCTACAGGTGGGTGGGGCTGTGTGTAAAAGGCGTTAGGCTAGAGGGGAAATGAGTCTTGTTCCGCAAACCCTTTCTtgcaaattcagtaaaataacaaaagagaaaatgccaTCAATCTGAAGTACTACtgtaagcaaatgaaaacaagctatgatatttctaaaatatgcatGGTGCCTAAGAGTCTTACTCTATATTCCCATGAGCAGCATTAAGTGGAAAGTGATACCAGCACTGGCTGCTAACAGGAATGTTATTAAAGTCctaaaattttctaaatactgACAGTGGGCCCAATTACTTTATTGGTCATTGTTTTATTGGTAGTGCATTACCTTCAGTTCCTACTTCCCTTACTCCCAAATAActtaagtggggaaaaaatgtcAAGTAGATTATTCTATAGAATGATTTATATATGCTATTCTGACCACATCTAATAAATGGGAAGTGATGTAGACCATAACTGCTTCTCATCCCTCAGCTGGTCTGAATTTGCCACTCCCTTTAGTGTCTCTCTGAAGATCTACCTAGAGACCCCGTTTATTTACATCCAGTCTGCAGttatctttccttctctgaccATTCTTCTAGGTAGGCTCGCcacatttagcaaataaaagtagaaggcacccagctaAAACAAAATTTCCGGtagtcaacaaataattttttagtataagtatatcccatgcaatatttgggatatttatgccaaaaaaggtttttttaatctgaaattcaaatttgacaGGGTGTCTTATACATTATCTGACAACTCTGCTATTAGGGCTGTGCCCATGCTGTCACCCTTTTTGTGCATAcctcttctttatctgtttgCTGTTGTTACAAAGACCCTTAATTGGGCTTCGGTCGTTCCCTGtacaaatatcaaaattttagcAAGGCAACTAAATGAAAGAGATTTTGAAAAGAGTATCCCTCAgatgtaaaatgctttttctctaatATCCCAGATACCAGTCTCATTGAATGCCTCACCAAGATCAACCGAATGGATATTGTTCATCTCCTGGAGACCAGCACAGAGCCTCTCCAGGAGCACATGAGTCACAGCTATGCAGAAATTGAACAGACCATTACACTGGATCATAGTGAAGgtaaaactgtgtgtgtgtgtgtgtgtgttgtgtgtgtggtatgtgttaTATGTATGGTTAATTCAGGCAACTGGAcctcctgtcttccttttttagAGGGTGGACTCTGGCCTTTGGTGATCACACACTTTTCTCCTCGCTACCCTGAGACTTCCCTGCCCATTTTATAGGCACCCCTATTCTGCTCCTTCTTTGTTATTTCACcattgtcttagtcagcttgagctgctataacaaaataccataaactgggtggcttaagcaacagaaatttatttctc of Equus quagga isolate Etosha38 chromosome 3, UCLA_HA_Equagga_1.0, whole genome shotgun sequence contains these proteins:
- the ANK2 gene encoding ankyrin-2, which produces MGNAALCPSCHASKTVGAQGHMPELDKTPDYYGCDSEDTKELGSRSDSNASFLRAARAGNLDKVVEYLKGGIDINTCNQNGLNALHLAAKEGHVGLVQELLGRGSSVDSATKKGNTALHIASLAGQAEVVKVLVKEGANINAQSQNGFTPLYMAAQENHIDVVKYLLENGANQSTATEDGFTPLAVALQQGHNQAVAILLENDTKGKVRLPALHIAARKDDTKSAALLLQNDHNADVQSKSGFTPLHIAAHYGNVNVATLLLNRGAAVDFTARNGITPLHVASKRGNTNMVKLLLDRGGQIDAKTRDGLTPLHCAARSGHDQVVELLLERGAPLLARTKNGLSPLHMAAQGDHVECVKHLLQHKAPVDDVTLDYLTALHVAAHCGHYRVTKLLLDKRANPNARALNGFTPLHIACKKNRIKVMELLVKYGASIQAITESGLTPIHVAAFMGHLNIVLLLLQNGASPDVTNIRGETALHMAARAGQVEVVRCLLRNGALVDARAREEQTPLHIASRLGKTEIVQLLLQHMAHPDAATTNGYTPLHISAREGQVDVASVLLEAGAAHSLATKKGFTPLHVAAKYGSLDVAKLLLQRRAAADSAGKNGLTPLHVAAHYDNQKVALLLLEKGASPHATAKNGYTPLHIAAKKNQMQIASTLLNYGAETNIVTKQGVTPLHLASQEGHTDMVTLLLDKGANIHMSTKSGLTSLHLAAQEDKVNVADILTKNGADQDAHTKLGYTPLIVACHYGNVKMVNFLLKQGADVNAKTKNGYTPLHQAAQQGHTHIINVLLQHGAKPNATTANGNTALAIAKRLGYISVVDTLKVVTEEVTTTTTTITEKHKLNVPETMTEVLDVSDEEALKQFGDQFIDGEVLSDSGDDTMTGDGGEYLRPEDLKELGDDSLPSSQFLDGMNYLRYSLEGGRSDSLRSFSSDRSHTLSHASYLRDSAMIDDTVVIPSHQVSALAKEAERNSYRLSWGTENLDNVALSSSPIHSGRTSPCLDRDNSSFLVSFMVDARGGAMRGCRHNGLRIIIPPRKCTAPTRVTCRLVKRHRLATMPPMVEGEGLASRLIEVGPSGAQFLGPVIVEIPHFAALRGKERELVVLRSENGDSWKEHYCEYTEDELNEILNGMDEVLDSPEDLEKKRICRIITRDFPQYFAVVSRIKQDSNLIGPEGGVLSSTVVPQVQAVFPEGALTKRIRVGLQAQPMHSELVKKILGNKATFSPIVTLEPRRRKFHKPITMTIPVPKASSDVMLNGFGGDAPTLRLLCSITGGTTPAQWEDITGTTPLTFVNECVSFTTNVSARFWLIDCRQIQESVTFASQVYREIICVPYMAKFVVFAKSHDPIEARLRCFCMTDDKVDKTLEQQENFAEVARSRDVEVLEGKPIYVDCFGNLVPLTKSGQHHIFSFFAFKENRLPLFVKVRDTTQEPCGRLSFMKEPKSTRGLVHQAICNLNITLPVYTKESESDQEQEEEIDMTSEKNDETESTETSVLKSHLVNEVPVLASPDLLSEVSEMKQDLIKMTAILTTDVSERAGSIKVKELVKAAEEEPGEPFEIVERVKEDLEKVNEILRSGTCTRDEASAPRARSERELEEEEWVIVSDEEIEEARQKAPLEITEYPCVEVRIDKETKEEVEKDSTGLVNYLTEDLNSYVSPHGEQLQPAQEMAGETSQAPAVGRSSENEGKDAHPDETQIPQKQQKPSLGIKKPVRRKLKEKQKQKEESLQASTEKTELKKGSSEESLDEDPGLAPEPVPAVKATSPLIEETPIGSIKDKVKALQKRVEDEQKGRSKLPIRVKGKEDVPKKIVHRTHPAVSPSLKAEKHTPASPASKTERHSSLSSSAKTERHPPVSPSSKTEKHSPVSPSAKTERHSPVSSSSKTEKHSPVSPSTKTERHSPVSSSTKTERHPPVSPSGKIDKRPPISPSGRPEKHSPVSPGRTEKRSPVSPAGRIERHPPVSALGKTEKHLPVSPSGKTEKQPPVSPTSKTERIEETMSVRELMKAFQSGQDPSKHKAGLFEHKSAKQKQPQEKGKVRVEKEKGQMLTQRETQRTESQTIKRGQKILVTGASESKRGVRASSLGFKKEETVGEKEKGVSHKTPEPVQSAPEEESHRENEVPKEKPAEEQGDMDLQISPDRKASTDFSDVIKQELEDNEKYQQFRLSEEPEKAQLHLDQVLTSPFNTTFPLDYVKDEFLPALSLPSGALDGSSESLKHEGVAGSPCGSLMEGTPQISSEESYKHEGLAETPETSPESLSFSPKKSEEPVREENETTKLETPREIHLEKEHPSTKDVPDGSEEQGAAVTEGTEPSAECLLKEATLDPSKDTSSKQEGDYLDSNSVSLAKETPKGLAEEASCDEGQPTYVSSALKTQTDTEAQGSTTTKPSDETKASPLPDVSVKTGTGTEPKPQGVVRSPQGLELALPSRDSEVFSPGADESFAVSHKDSLEASPVLEDNSSHKTPDSLEPSPLKESPCRDSLESSPVEPKMKAGILSSHFPLPAAVAKTELFTEVASMRSRLLRDPDGSAEDDSLEQTSLMESSGKSPLSPDTPSSEEISYEVTPKATDASTPKPAVIHECAEEDDLENGEKKRFTPEEEMFKMVTKIKTFDELEQEAKQKRDYRKEPKQEESSSSSEPDADSSADVDEPKHMESAEEESEVPVVVTSESRKASSSSESEPELTQLKKGADSGLLPEPVIRVQPPSPLPSSIDSNSSPEEVQFQPIVSKQYTFKMSEDTQEESGKSEEEKDCESHLPEDSHTVSTEGPDMSYDDLKRDDDQPKIYDDHGCEAGSPSSPATPISSGLHSSPAHDISEQLVIHKEALPLQDADEKDTEGELDVSGLESPQVEGPSESSSSPSSLPRCLASERKELDEDVVSPSSPTKVEATKTDQAFESLPKDYSTEDSSITPQTDRLSVDVPVSDPAETDEISDPQTISPYENVPSQSFFSSEESKTQTDARHTSFHSSEVCSVTVTSSVEEVAVESSSSRTVSSKESNFEDQNMELESKQESTLWEMQSDGAPSSVESTIPNTSAVVGEKISKVIITKTDVDSDSWSEIREDDEAFEARVKEEEQKIFGLMVDRQSQGTTPNTTPARTPTEEGTPTSEQNPFLFQEGKLFEMTRSGAIDMTKRSYADESFHFFQIGQESSEETLSEDMKGVRTGAEPPQLETSAESLALSQSKEPVDDEADLLPDDLSEEVEEIPSSDAQLNSQMEISASAETSTEDATSAEPEDLPTTQVSDTPPKSSVKQTSCPDSPEPAVQVHLDFSTVTRSVYSDREDDSPDSSPEEQKSVIEIPTAPMESVPSTESKSKIPIRTIPTSTPAPPSAEDENSLSEDVPPSLDEESKEDETKPKSKIPVKAPVQRVEQQLLVLDSSLQKTVAPQGQDVTSRARDDRSKSESDADPLDSKAKSPVKTRSYTETETESGEKAEELELESEEGATRTKIFASRLPVKSKSTTSSCREDTSPTKDSKEHFLDLYRNSIEFFEEISDEASKLVDRLTQSEREQELVSDDESSSALEVSVIENLPPVETEHSIPEDIFDTRPIWDESIETLIERIPDENGHDHAEDQQDEQERTEERLAYIADHLGFSWTELARELDFTEEQIHQIRIENPNSLQDQSHALLKYWLERDGKHATDTSLIECLTKINRMDIVHLLETSTEPLQEHMSHSYAEIEQTITLDHSEGFSVLQEELCLAQQKQKEEQAASKEGEPCDQPPIVSEEDISVGYSTFQDYIPKTDGDSSTTELLPQTHKEEVQQDFSGKMQDLPEKSPPDHQQEYFVTTPGTEVSETQKATAASGSPSKTPEEITTPPEEERPYLQTPTPSEQGDSPIVQEPEEPLAQREESPRKTSLVIVESADDQPQAFERLEEDAAFQKELTEELGELEASSDDEATVTTRVVRRRVIIQGDDMPDIPPESVTEEEYIDEHGHTVVKKVTRKIIKRYVSSDGTEKEEITVQGLPQDPVDVEEGDGYSKVIKRVVLKSDTALSEVTLSEPSILSSSSQFEAEPVEGRRVSKVVKTTMVHGERMEKHLGDSSLATDLPSAKDDFEEALSYTGSHMKVHSPSLVEREILKEDGSVIKRTVMSKASTRSRAVVKDQHGKHIHLEHLEDVPEALDRGDLQRDLQQLLQHFCKEHLEQEAE